Proteins from a genomic interval of Rosa chinensis cultivar Old Blush chromosome 2, RchiOBHm-V2, whole genome shotgun sequence:
- the LOC112184647 gene encoding F-box/FBD/LRR-repeat protein At3g26920-like — MAMIVDDMDWISNLPEPIMEQILSRYLPASDSIRVSFASRTWERLWKSLPVSDDFDVRRDGRLDESMEEIVTSIDESLRIFHEHEVRKHIIPSFRLRGRFSDEIQTFHVDCWMKLVTKHYVKRLVFYNYGIRWYKFPPAAFDVGSLVALSLYKCVLKRDLIQGKRSSFCCLKELELTFVDLNGLIIGDLDPFQMPFA; from the coding sequence ATGGCCATGATAGTGGACGACATGGATTGGATCTCCAACTTGCCGGAGCCCATCATGGAGCAGATTCTCTCTCGCTACTTGCCGGCATCTGATTCAATTCGCGTGAGCTTTGCATCGAGGACATGGGAGAGACTATGGAAATCACTACCTGTCTCTGATGATTTTGATGTGAGACGAGATGGCCGGCTGGACGAGTCAATGGAGGAGATTGTAACTTCCATCGACGAATCCTTGAGAATATTCCATGAACATGAAGTTCGAAAACATATCATTCCTTCTTTTAGATTGAGAGGGAGATTTAGCGACGAGATTCAAACTTTTCATGTTGACTGTTGGATGAAGCTGGTCACCAAACATTATGTCAAAAGGCTTGTTTTCTACAACTATGGAATACGATGGTACAAATTTCCTCCGGCTGCTTTTGATGTTGGGTCGTTAGTTGCATTGAGTTTATATAAGTGCGTTTTGAAGAGAGACTTGATTCAAGGAAAAAGGAGCTCGTTTTGTTGTCTAAAGGAGCTGGAATTGACTTTTGTCGATTTGAATGGGCTAATCATCGGGGACCTCGATCCTTTCCAGATGCCCTTCGCTTGA